CAGTACGCCAGGCCCCAGCAGGATGCCCGTAATGATCTGCACCACCACGAGCGGGGCGTAATACTCCGTCCTGCCCACACGCCAGATCAGATACGGAACCGAGAAAATAATGACGAGAGCAATCAGGAACAGCTCTGAAACAGTGATATGCATACAAGCGTCTTTTCTTTATGCGATTTTATGATGCCGGGGTTTTGCAGTCATGCAGCGGCAAGGTCGTGGTATGATCTTGTCAACAAGTTAAAGGTCTTCTTCAGTTCCGCTTTCAAATCAGCAAGCGAATCAAAAGCAAACAGGGTATTGTTCTCGGCAACGTTTTTTCCATAGCCCTCTTCCGGGTCGCCCATCCAGGGCAGTGCCAGTTCAATCACCTGCTCGCCGATAAAAGGTTCGATGGGTACATGGCCTTGCATGATATGGGCGCTTTCCTGTTCCGATGTCGCCAGTGCGCCGCCATAAATCCTGACGCCATCGTTTTCCCGAATCAGGCCAGACTCGACAGAATACCAGTATAAGCGTTCTACACAGATTCGTTTGTCTTCCGGGACGCTGAAATATGCCTTGGCGAAAATATCCTGTAGTTCCGCATGTTCGGGCATGAGCAGATAAATCACATGGCCAAAAATGTCATGGAACATGTCAGGCCTTGGTGTGAAATCCAGTTCATTCCAGTTGCGGAGATATTCTGTAACCAGAAACTCTTTTCTCAGAATATGTTCAAACCATTCGTTAGTCTCGCTGAAGTTGTTGCCGTTGGGAATGATTGTCCACTCCGTTAGTGATGTAATCTTGCGATTGAGTTGGGCAAGTGTCGGAACTTCCATGTTCAAGTCAAGTAGCTGGAGACACCGGGTATAATCCCTGCAATTATACTTTTCCGCGCGGGTGCACAATTTGTCATACATAACCCGCCATGCTTTTGCCTGTTCTGATGTTACATCCATGATAATGCTCTCCTTACACCAATGATGAGGCCGGTTGAATTATTTCGTGTTTGCCGCAAAACGGTATTTCTCAATATCTTTTTCTGTTATTTGGCATTCAGGGAAAAAGTCCACCTCGAAAACACTTTCATTGTACTTGTCGCTCCTCTTTAAAATGGCTGCCTTTATCGCATTCCTGGCGTCATTCAGGCTGAACGGTAATTGGCTTGTGAGGGGGAGGTTCATAATGGTCTGTTTGGCGACCTCCGGAGAGGCATGAGGCCCTTCCAGGCGATACTGGACAGGCAACATGGTTCCATACAGCAGGCGCAGGAAAAGGCTGGGGTTTAACAAGTATTTCCAGAGCCTGACACGCACGCCTATCAGGTCGGCGTAGGAGTCCATATAACGTTTCCAGAGAATCAGGCTGTGTATATCAGGCGAATCACTCAGGGCTTCTTTATAAAATGCCTTGTCTGCTTCTATTCTTTGTGGAACATCGGTTGGCAGGCTGCGCTTGCCGCTCAGTAACAGGGCGAAATAGCGTGCCGTCATTTCCGCACAGGCGGGGATTCCACCAGAAGTCGGTCTCGCCCAGCCAATAAAAGCACAGTTCGGCCAGTCTTCATGGAAAGTATGCATAAACATGTTTCTGACACTGTTATCTTTCAGCTCAAAACCTTCAATGAAGCTCAGGTCATGCTGGAAGCCGGTATTAAAAATAATACTGTCCACTTCAACGCTGCGCCCGTCACTGAACTTCACCGTATTACCGTTAATACTCTCCAGTGATGTAACAGCGACATTGATACTGCCGTTCAATACCTGAGGAACAAATGACACGTTTTTGGTTGAGAATCTTCTTCCCCCGGATAGCTGGTTCCAGACTTTAATCAGTTTCAGGGATTCTTCATTGTATTCGGTATCAAAATCCAGGGATTTTTTTTCCAGTGGCTGGTTGAAAGCATCTAGGGCGGGCTGTTTTTCTTTAACGAATAATTTTCCAAAGAAGCTGGCAGCCCTTAGCATCCAGTCGCCCAGTCGGTAGTAAAGGATATTTTCAGAAGGGTGATATGTAGCATGGAATGCGCGGGTAGTGGTGCAATCTGCGGTGGTGTTATGCAACACGCGCGGAACCAGAAATGGGTAAGAACGCATGAGCAGATGGCAGTCTGCGGTAACCTTGCTGACTTCCCTGACAATATCGACAGCACTTTCCCCAATGCCGACACATAATACCCGTTTGTTGGCAAAAGCGGAGGCGTCACTAAAGGCATTATTGGGGTCAGTAAAGTCTTGGGTATGAACAATATCACCTGTGAAGGTTTCGATACCCGTTACAGGCGGAATCTTTCTGCTTTCATGGATGCCTGAACACACAACCACAGCTTCATATTCTTCGGTTTTCTGTGTTTGTGTCGGGTTATGTCGGGTTACTACCTGATACTGGTTATCCAACTTGCGTAGATTGAGAACTTCCGTATCAAATACGATTCGCTCTTGCAAGCCAAACTCTTTGACGTAATTTGCCAGATATTGTTTATATTCTTCATGCGTCCAGAAGTAACGGTGGCCTTTGGGCGGGTAATCAGAAAATGCCATCAAATAATTGGATATGGTTAAAACCGTACTTTTGATGCTTCTGCCATTCGGACTGCCATAGTTGAAAACACCGCCTACGGCACTGGATTTTTCGTAACAGGTAACCTCATGTCCCTCGTCCATTAGTTGCTTGATAGCCGTTAGGCCTGATGCGCCGCCACCAATAACGCATACTTTTTTCATGAGCGTTCTCCTGAAATTTAGGGTTGCCAACTGTTTATAGAGATGGGTAGAAATTATACTATAGCGGTGTACGGGTGAGGCAGGGGTTCTTAACAAAACTTAACAAAACTGAATAAAAAATAGGCTCATTATGTGTTTCAGGGTCTTACAGCGTAAACCTTGAAATCGATGACAAACTCCCCAACTGAAAGCCATCTACCAAGCCAAGGAGAGAAGCCGATGGGCAGTTTGATCAGCCTAGCCAGCCTGACCAGTGATGAAGCCTGCTACCAGCAAGTCCGTGCGCTGCGCTGGCCTGACGGGGCGGTATGCCCGCATTGCAGTTCACGGGACACCATCCGCCGTGGTAAGGATGACCGGCAACCGGAACGGCAACGCTACCAATGCAAGGCTTGCGACAAGCGTTTTGATGACCTGACGGGGACGGTATTCGAGGGACATCACCAGCCGCTGAAGGTATGGGTGTTATGCTTGTACCTAATGTCGCTGAACCTGTCCAACCAGCAAATCGCCCATGAACTAAATTTGAACAAAGACGACGTACAGGCCATGGCCAACCAGTTACGGCAGGGTGTTGAGAAAAAAAACGCCTGTAAGCCTGTCTGGGAGTGTTTTCCTTGTTGTCTCTGCTGATGGGCTAAGACCCCGAAACACATAATGAGCCATTTTTTCTATCCCGACAGATAGGTGGTGTTGGCCAATGATATGAGTATCGAATTGCCATTTCTCCTGTGGGTTTGACTCTGGCGTTTCGGTATGTAGCCGCCATTCCAGCTTTGTATCCTGGGTAAAAGTGAACTCTTGCAGGGGAATGGACAAGCCCATGCCTCTGGCCTTGATATAAGCCTCTTTCAGTGTCCAGTAGGTGAAAAAACGTTGCTCTTTCCGGGTGGGGTCTCTGATTGACAGCACGTCATGGGCTTCCAGCGGCGAAAGCGCGTAGCGGCACAGCGCATCCAGATCGGTCAGCGGTTTGCGTTTTTCCACGTCCACGCCAATAGTGCCTGCATAACTGACCGCGCAGGCAATCATTCCCTGGGTGTGCGAAAGGTTGAATTGCAGGTGTTCGTAGCCGGGGGTGGCAATAAACGGTTTGCCATAGGCATTGGTTCTGAACCGCCAGTCGGCGGGGGCAATGGGGGCGTGTTTGCTGAGCGTCCGGCGCATGAACAGGTGTGCGGCAATATACAACTCCCGATCCTGAGGGAACTTGAAGGCGGCGGCGCGGGAGCGTTCTGCGTTATCCAGTATTGCCGTTCCCGGGGTTTTTACCTGTTCAGGGCGGGTAATGTAGAGGTGGGTGGGTTCAAATGGCATTATTTCTGAATACTTATGACAGAAGTGGGTTGAGCCGGGTTTTCGATGTATCGCGCCACCCAAGTGATGAGGCTGCCAATGAGGAGAATGCCCAGCAAAATCAGCCCTGCAATATGTAAAAAACGGATTTTCTGTTGTGAGGGGGGGGTGTCGTCCATGTCAGTTGTTCGAATTTTAACAAGGTTAATAGCCTAATCCGAAACCGGGGCTTTGAGAAGCCGACTTAACAATTCTTGACATTTTGCTGGTCGGAGAGCCTCAACCCGGTCGCATAGGCCGCGCCGTACAGCAGGCTGGACTGGAACGGCCCGAACGCCAGCAGTGGCACCGCCAGCGCGTTGGTGGCGCCGAACCCGATCCACAGATACAGGCTTTTTCCCAGGCTGTTGCGCAGGTGTTCCGCCTTGTCGAACAGCTGGCCGAACGGCTCCAGGCTGTCATCCAGCAGCACGATCTGGGCGACCTCGCTGGTAATGGCGGAAGCACTACTGAGGCATACGGAGACATTGGCCTGTTTCATCGCGATTGCGTCATTGAGGCCGTCGCCGACAAAGCAGACGCGCCGCCCCTGTTGCTGGAGTTGCCTGATCAGGGCCGCCTTGTCCTGCGGCAGCACACCGCCGTAAGCGGCATCCAGCCCCAGCGTATCCGCCAGACGCTGGGTGGGGGTCTGCTGGTCGCCGGAGACAATCGCCAGCTGTTTGAATCCGCGTTGGCGCAAGGTGTTGATCAGGGCGGGAACCTCCGGGCGCAGGCGTGGATGCAATTCCAGCGCGCCCTGTATTTCACCGTCCACGCTGAGCAGGATGAAAGTGTGCCCCTGGGCGGCCTGCAGGGCGGTTCTGAGCGGTGCAGGCAAAGGCGGGTTGTCGAGCGCCTGCCGGATGAAGCGCTCACTGCCCACCCTGATTTCATGCCTGTTGATCTGCACGGTGATGCCCAGACCCAGGTCGTAATGGCTGTGGCTGGCTTCGGGTAACTCCAACCCACGCTCATTGGCTGCGTCGAGGATGGCGAGGGCGACAGGGTGTTCCTGCCGTTGTTCCGCCGCCGCCGCGAACGCCAGCAGCGTGTCTGCATCCAGCCCGCCGCAGGTGATGATATTGACGACTTGCGGATGTGTCTGCGTCAGGGTGCCGGTCTTGTCGAACAGGATGGTGTCGATTTTCGGCAGCTCTTCCAGCACTCGCCCATCCTTGATGAATATGCCGCGTTGCAGGATGCCGCGCAGGTGGGCGGCAGTCTGCACCGACAGCATGGAACGCACGGTATTCAAAGGTGCGCTGAACAGCAGGGCCAGCGCCGGACTGACACCGATCAGCGGGGAAACGGCTGCGCTGGCAGCCAGCAAGGGCAGGGCGGCCCGGTTTGCCCAGGCTTCACCTTTCAGTTGCAGTTGGCTCTTGTAATCGCGGGTTTGTTGTAACAGCTCGTTCAATTTGTGGATGCGGGTTTCCGCGCCGCTGTGCTCCGCTGCAATCACGATACGCCCGCTCAGGACAATGGTGGCGGCCATCACAGGGTCGCCCTCGACTTTTTCCAGCGGATTGGCTTCGCCGGTCAGCGCCTGTTGGTCGATCAGAGCCGCGCCTTCGATAATACGGCCATCCACGGGAATCGCGCCGCCAGTGGTGATAATGACGCCGTCGCCGGTTTGCACCTGTTCCAGCGGGATCTGTTGTTCTGTGCCGCCTGCGGTAATCCACACGGTTTCAGGAGCCTGCTGGTAGGCGTCAGCGGCGAGGCGGGCCGAATCCGCGCGGCTTTTTTCCACTAGATGCGTGCTGGTGTGGTAAATCACGTTATGCAGGGCGGCGGCGAAGTAATTGCCCGTACCGACCAGCAACACGGTGACCAGCGAGGTATAGCTGTCGTTGTTGACCTTTTTGTCGGTCGGCAACGCCCGGAAAGCCCGTTGCAGGGGCGGAACC
The sequence above is drawn from the Thiothrix nivea DSM 5205 genome and encodes:
- a CDS encoding heavy metal translocating P-type ATPase; this encodes MLLTNLGVMAGVYVGKRLLDTHKSRKIAVNQTLAKTEKQPPEPDTDNLHHAKVSGASLVVVTAAYFLYPPLNLLGVGIISYNLVPPLQRAFRALPTDKKVNNDSYTSLVTVLLVGTGNYFAAALHNVIYHTSTHLVEKSRADSARLAADAYQQAPETVWITAGGTEQQIPLEQVQTGDGVIITTGGAIPVDGRIIEGAALIDQQALTGEANPLEKVEGDPVMAATIVLSGRIVIAAEHSGAETRIHKLNELLQQTRDYKSQLQLKGEAWANRAALPLLAASAAVSPLIGVSPALALLFSAPLNTVRSMLSVQTAAHLRGILQRGIFIKDGRVLEELPKIDTILFDKTGTLTQTHPQVVNIITCGGLDADTLLAFAAAAEQRQEHPVALAILDAANERGLELPEASHSHYDLGLGITVQINRHEIRVGSERFIRQALDNPPLPAPLRTALQAAQGHTFILLSVDGEIQGALELHPRLRPEVPALINTLRQRGFKQLAIVSGDQQTPTQRLADTLGLDAAYGGVLPQDKAALIRQLQQQGRRVCFVGDGLNDAIAMKQANVSVCLSSASAITSEVAQIVLLDDSLEPFGQLFDKAEHLRNSLGKSLYLWIGFGATNALAVPLLAFGPFQSSLLYGAAYATGLRLSDQQNVKNC
- a CDS encoding flavin-containing monooxygenase, whose amino-acid sequence is MKKVCVIGGGASGLTAIKQLMDEGHEVTCYEKSSAVGGVFNYGSPNGRSIKSTVLTISNYLMAFSDYPPKGHRYFWTHEEYKQYLANYVKEFGLQERIVFDTEVLNLRKLDNQYQVVTRHNPTQTQKTEEYEAVVVCSGIHESRKIPPVTGIETFTGDIVHTQDFTDPNNAFSDASAFANKRVLCVGIGESAVDIVREVSKVTADCHLLMRSYPFLVPRVLHNTTADCTTTRAFHATYHPSENILYYRLGDWMLRAASFFGKLFVKEKQPALDAFNQPLEKKSLDFDTEYNEESLKLIKVWNQLSGGRRFSTKNVSFVPQVLNGSINVAVTSLESINGNTVKFSDGRSVEVDSIIFNTGFQHDLSFIEGFELKDNSVRNMFMHTFHEDWPNCAFIGWARPTSGGIPACAEMTARYFALLLSGKRSLPTDVPQRIEADKAFYKEALSDSPDIHSLILWKRYMDSYADLIGVRVRLWKYLLNPSLFLRLLYGTMLPVQYRLEGPHASPEVAKQTIMNLPLTSQLPFSLNDARNAIKAAILKRSDKYNESVFEVDFFPECQITEKDIEKYRFAANTK